A single window of Salvia splendens isolate huo1 chromosome 6, SspV2, whole genome shotgun sequence DNA harbors:
- the LOC121809765 gene encoding probable aquaporin TIP5-1 has product MSSLKSRLQHCFTPLSLRCYLAEFISTFLFVFASVGAATASWKMTPAAATDPASLTATAVASAFALSAAIYMAADISGGHVNPAVTFGMAVGGHITIPMAVFYSIAQLLGSVMSCLLLKTMTVGQQIRVHRIPDEMTGFGASVLEGVMTFGLVYTVYASRRGGVVGPLAVGFMLGANVLASGPFTGGSMNPARAFGAAVVGGSFRNQAVYWVGPLMGAALAGVLYDNVVFPVPVSEAVVDI; this is encoded by the exons ATGTCATCCCTCAAATCCCGTCTGCAACACTGCTTCACTCCCCTCTCTCTCCGATGCTACCTCGCCGAGTTCATCTCCACATTCCTCTTCGTCTTCGCCTCCGTTGGCGCCGCCACCGCTTCAT GGAAGATGACGCCGGCCGCGGCCACTGACCCGGCCTCCCTCACGGCCACCGCGGTCGCAAGCGCCTTCGCTCTTTCGGCCGCCATCTACATGGCCGCCGACATCTCCGGCGGCCACGTCAACCCCGCCGTGACGTTTGGGATGGCCGTGGGCGGACACATCACCATCCCGATGGCCGTCTTCTACTCCATCGCACAATTGCTCGGATCCGTCATGTCTTGCCTTCTCCTTAAAACCATGACCGTTGGACAG CAAATCCGGGTCCACAGGATCCCGGACGAGATGACGGGATTCGGCGCGTCGGTGCTCGAGGGCGTGATGACGTTCGGGCTCGTGTACACGGTGTATGCGTCGAGGAGGGGCGGCGTGGTGGGGCCGTTGGCGGTCGGGTTCATGTTAGGCGCGAACGTGTTGGCGTCCGGGCCTTTCACGGGCGGCTCGATGAATCCGGCGCGCGCGTTTGGGGCGGCCGTTGTGGGAGGGAGTTTCAGGAATCAAGCGGTTTATTGGGTCGGGCCGTTGATGGGAGCCGCCCTTGCCGGAGTTCTCTACGACAATGTGGTGTTCCCTGTGCCAGTTTCCGAGGCAGTCGTCGATATCTAA